The genomic region AGAAGGACAATACAATTTTAAGGAGGAAATTCCTTTTTTAGACATGCAAATTGGAGCTACTTATCGCTTATATGACCTGAATTCTAACGGTACCGTTTACGCAGATGTAAAGGGAAATGATATTACCATTACGGAATATGGGGGCTTTGTTCAGGCATCCAAGCAGTTGCTAAATGAAAAACTAAAGCTGATGGGGTCTATTCGTTATGACAAAAACGAAAATTTTGAAGGCCAATTTAGCCCCAGAGTTTCAGCCGTGATCAGTCAGGGAAACAGTAATATCAGAATGTCCTATCAAACTGGTTTTAGAATGCCTGACACACAGGGACAACATATTGACCTCAATGTTGTTTCAATGAGATTATTGGGAGGTCTCCCTTACTACAGGAACAAATACGACATATTCAATAATGCCTTTTCTTTAGCCTCAGCAAATGAATATGCAGCAGCAGTTGGGGCTGGAGCCAGCCCAGTTTCTCCTGAAGCAACCTCTTTGTTAAAACCAGTCAATTCTTTGCCGGAACTTAGACCTGAAAAAGTAAAAGCTGTGGAAATAGGTTATAGAGGATTATTGGCAGATAGCAGGCTGTTGATTGATGTGGCCTATTATTACAGTTTATATGATAATTTTATTACTCAGACAGCTGTAAGAAAAGCACCAGGTCCAGTTTATCCTAACCCAATCAATATGGAACAACTAGCTATTAATGCTGTAAATGCCCCTAGCCTACTAACGCCTGTTACCACTATTGGGGAAGAAAACACTTTCTCCACATATACAAATATCGAGGGTGATAACGTAAAAGCAAATGGAGCAACTTTGGGAGTAACCTATAATCTTCCCAAAAACTTCACATTAAGTGGAAACTACAATTATAATAAACTCTTATCCGATATTCAGGAAGGGTTCCTCAATGATTTCAACACACCAGAGCACAAAATCAACCTTTCCTTTACCAATAGGAAGTTAACTGAAAACCTTGGATTTAATATTTCCTACCGTTTCCAAAGTGATTTCAGGTGGGAATCCTCATTTGCTCAGGGAAAAGTCCCTTCAATCCAAAATTTGGATGCTCAGTTAAGTATTAGGTATCCCGACTCTAAAACAAAACTAAAAATTGGGGGCGCTAATATTTTAAACAACCGATATTTTTACAATTTTGGAGGGCCGCTAACCGGAGCAATTTACTATATGTCCATCACTTTTGATGAGTTGTTAAATTAAACCGGACTGAAGCCATGAAAAATAAATGTAAAACCTTCTTTCTATTAACAAGTTTTTTTTTCACAGCCTGTCAGTATGATTTTCCTGAACTCCCCTCCAATGAACCAACCCCGGGGAATGCTGATTTTTCAAAAATGATTTCTGTAGGGAATTCAATTACTGCTGGATATATGGATGCTGCTCTTTATAACCGTGGCCAACAAAACTCCTTTCCTGTTATTTTGGCGGATCAATTAAAATTGGTCAATGGTGGAGAATTTAATATACCGGATATTAATTCAGAAAACGGTTTTTACACGATGGGACCGAATGGGCCCCTGGGAAGATTGATATTGACCATAGATCCTGCAACAGGAAATGCAACTCCTGAACCCATTGGACCAGGTGATATCCCAATGGCCTATACAGGTGAAGTATCCCAATTAAACAATTTTGGAGTACCAGGAATTACTTTGGGGCTGGCTTTAACACCATTGACGGGGGGGCCAAATAGTGAACAAAACCCAGCATTTAATCCCTTATATGCCCGATTTGCAAGTGATCCGGGTACTTCAACAGTTATCGGGGATGCAGCGATGGCTTTGGCCAACGGTGGAACTTTTTTCACCTTTTGGCTGGGTGCCAATGATGTGATTGGCTATGCCGTTGGAGGTGCGTCAAACCCTGCAATATTAACATCTGATGCCGATTTTCAATCCCAATTCACTGCCGCTTTGGGAACCATCTTAAATGCCAATTCCAATGCAAAGGGGGTAGTGGTAAACATACCTAATATCAATATTTTGCCCCATTTTAACCTTGTTCCCATCAATGCCCTTCCATTATCAGAAACAGAGGCCAACCAAGCAAATTTAAGCTATGCATTATACAATGGAGGCCTAGCCCAAGCTGCAAGTAATGGGTTAATTTCACAAGAGGAAATGCAATACCGAACCATCACCTTTGAAACCGGCCAAAATCCCTTCGTAATGGAAGATGAAAGTTTAACGGATTTAAGTATACTGGGCTTACCCTCAATAAGACAAAGCAAAGAAAGTGATAAAACAGTATTAGCCTTATCCCAAACTTTGGGGATGCCATCTTCCCAAAATCCTCAAGGGATTAGGGGGCTAACCTTCCCCGTAGAAGATCGCTTCATTTTGATTCCCGATGAGCAAAAAGAAATCATGGCCAAGATCAATTCTTTTAATAGCTACATAGAGGCTGCTGTAAATTCAAATAGTGATCGATTGGTAATGGTGGACGCCGCCCAATTGGTGGAACAAGCTACTGCAGGAAATTTGAATGCTGGAGGGGTAAGTTTAACTAATAGCATCATCCCACCTACTGGGGGAATTTCTCTTGATGGGATTCATCCTAATGGAAGGGGAAATGCCTTTTTGACTAATTTGATCATCGAAAACATCAACTCTAAGTGGAATGCAAATATCCCTAGAGTAAATCCCAATGCCTATGTGGGAAACGACCTGCCCCAGTAAGAAATTGAGAATTTATTATTACGGGAAAGTATTAACAATTATTTTATTTGTAAGGGTACAAGGTTCTACCATTTGAAAAAGATATTCATTTAGGGAGTAAATGATAACCTATAAAATGAAAGAGTGTATTTTATATTGCTAAAAAAAGGTGCCTTAAATAAGGCACCTTATATTATGTTTTTAACTTCAGGATAAGGATTAATTATTTCCGTCACCTTCAATTTCTTCAGTTGTTTCTTCAACTTTTTCTTTTACATCCTCAGCCGCTTCGTCTACGGCTTCACCAGCATCTTCCATTGTGTTTTCTACAGCATCACCTGCTTCCTCCATTTTTTCTTCAGCGCTGTCTTTTTTTTCATTTCCACAGGAGTATAGTGAAAGCATTCCTGCTACAGCGACTAATGTTAATACTTTTTTCATAATCATATTAGTTAAAAATTAGTGTTTAGATTTATAATTTTCTTTACAAAGGATATGCCAATTTCAATTATTATTTAATAATATAACTGAACTCTTTTTTATTATATTATGAAACCTTATTCATTTATTCCTTTCAAGGATTAGCATTTTTCATAAAATTACAATAAAAAATTTTTTTTTATTGGTATTAAAAAATGGTTACAGGAATTGGATTAGCTATAGAACAAAAAAAGCCGACCCTTATTAAAGATCGGCTTTCATTCACTTTAACCACTAACAACCATAAAACAAAAATTCATCATGCTATAAGCAATCAGAAAATGATGATTACATCACTTTGTTTAGTAGTCCGTACGGGAATCGAACCCGTGTTTCATCCGTGAAAGGGATGCGTCCTAACCCCTAGACGAACGGACCTTGATACAGAAAAGCGGGATGTAAAGTGGTAGTCCGTACGGGAATCGAACCCGTGTTTCATCCGTGAAAGGGATGCGTCCTAACCCCTAGACGAACGGACCAGTTTGTTTTACTATCCGTGCCTTTCTGTAAGGTGATGCAAATATAGAGGCTTAAATTTACAATGCAAAACACTGCCAAAAATTATTTGGCTTTTTGTTTTTAACCTATTGGATATTAGCTATAAAAATATTCTTGTGGTGAAATTACAGTTACTTTAGTAATTTCACCACTACAAAAAGCAATAAAAAATCAATGACAAAATTAAGGGTAGCCATTAATGGATTTGGACGGATTGGCAAATTGACTTTTAAATTATTATTAGAAAAGAAAAATATAGAAGTGGTTGCTATTAATGACCTGATGGATACCAACACCTTGGTGCATTTGCTCAAATACGATTCTATCCATGGAAAATTTGAAGCCCCAATACAGGTCTTGGAAGACCAAATCACGGTCAAAGGCCAAAAGGTCCGCATGTATAGTCAAAAAGATCCAGCTGACTTGCCCTGGAAATCCCTTGATGTGGATTTGGTCATTGAAGCTACTGGGAGATTTACCCACCGGGAAGGGGCCGAAAGACACTTGGTAGCCGGTGCTAAAAGGGTGATCATCTCAGCACCTGCCCAAAGCAAGGATATCCCTACCGTTGTTCTGGGTGTGAATGAAGGAATCCTCTCTGGCGAAGAAACAATTATTTCCAATGCCTCCTGCACGACCAATTGCCTGGCTCCAATGGTCAAAATTTTGGACGATGCCTATGGTGTGGATAAGGCATTTATTTCCACAGTCCACGCTTATACAGCCGATCAAAATATTCAAGATGCCCCACACCGTGATCTAAGAAGAGCAAGGGCAGCTTCCTGTTCTATCATTCCCACCACAACCAATGCTGCCAAAGCGGTAGAATTGGTCCTCCCCCACCTTTCAGGAAAACTCCATGCCATGGCTTATCGTGTTCCAGTTCCTGATGGGTCATTGACCGAATTAAATGTAGTTCTCCAGCAGGAAACCAACCTACAGGAAATCAAAAAACTCTTTAAAAGTGCTTCAAAAGAATCAATGCAGGGAATTTTAGCCTATACCGAGGATCCTATTGTTTCTTCCGACATTATCGGAAATCCGTATTCCTGCATATTTGATTCAGACTTAACAGTAGTTCAAGGAAACTTTGTGAAAATTATTGGTTGGTACGATAATGAATCCGGATATTCCAACAGGATGTTGGATCTCATCCAAAAATTAATCCAGATAAAATCTCCAAAAAGCACCCACTTTAGGGCCCATTAATAATAAACCTGATCAAATTTGAAAATTATAAACTCCAAACTGGAAAAATTTGATTTTAATATTTAGCAATACTATTTCCCTTTACCGGAAGAAATAGGCCGTAAATTTTTAGAGGATGATAACCGAAGGATTATTTGTTCAGTGGGTTGTGTGGAAATCTGGACAGCATTGATAAAAAGCAATGAATATTGGTCTATTCTTGTAAATAAACTCATTAAGGGAAAAGGTTAAATTAAAATTTTGCTGCCTGTTATCTTTAAAATATTAAAGATTCTCTTTTGGAATGGAAATACCAGAAGAATTGCAGGTATTGCTGGAACAAGACCGAGAAGAGAATAATTATTTCCAAGGGTTAACTAAGGGAAGGCAAAAGAACTTAATTTTTATTGTCAGCAAATTCAAAAGCACCCATAACCCACTTAATATTTATAAAGCCTTGGCGAATGTTGAACATCTCAAACAGGTGAAAATGGAATTAGATTTCAAAAAATTAATGGAAATGATTAAATATTATAATTACCTACAAGGATTATAAAAATCAGCTTATTTAAAAACAAGGATCCCCATTCTTGTTAACATGTTTTCAAGTGGCCAGAATGAATTATCATAATTATCGGTTTGAACTTTTTAATCAATGATCTTGCCTCTTTTGCCTTTGATTGATCTGATTTTCCTGTAAAGAAACCCACCAGGGGATTATCAAAAGCACAGCTTTTTATCACCCAATTCTTTGGTAAGCACCAAATTATTTTTACTAGTTTTAACAAACTCCATAAAAAATTATGTCAGAACATCATCATCCCAAAAAAAACATCCAATTGGCATTTTTCCTCAATTTGGGGTTTACGATTTTGGAATTTATTGGGGGATTTTACACCAATAGTATCGCCATTATATCAGATGCGTTGCATGATTTAGGGGACAGCATTTCTTTAGGGATTTCATGGTATTTAGCCAGAAAATCGACCCAAAAAGCCACTAGTACTTTTACCTTTGGCTTTAAAAGATTTTCTCTGTTAGGTGCCCTGATCAACAGCCTGATCCTAATTGTAGGAGGTGTTTTTATTATCAAGGAAGCCATCCAAAGGTTAATTACCCCGGAATTTTCCGACGCAAAAGGCATGTTGATATTTGCCCTTATTGGGGTAGCAGTTAATGGATATGCTGCCTACAAGCTCAGCCATGGTAAGACCTTGAATGAAAAAGTGGTATCCTGGCATTTATTGGAAGATGTACTTGGCTGGGTAGCAGTTCTTTTAGGGGCTTTGGTTTTACTGATTGTCAAAACCCCATATGTGGATCCGGCTTTGTCCTTAGGTATTTCCCTGTTTATCCTTTGGAATGTATTTAAAAGATTAAAAGACACCATTTATGTATTTCTCCAGGCAAGCCCCAAGGAAATCAATGAGGAAGAAATCATGGAGGAATTACAAAAAATCCCACATGTGGAATCCCTTCACCATATTCATATTTGGTCATTGGATGGGGAAAAACATGTCTTTACTGCCCACATCAAGCTAAAACATATCCAACAATTGAAAGAGGTCATTGATGTAAAAAATAGTGTAAAAAAAGTCCTCAAAGGATACCCTTTTTCACACCATACGATTGAAGTGGAATTACCGGAAGAAATTTGTCCTTTAGATCCAGAAATGGAAAATTCAAATAAAAATTATTGATGGATTTTATGCTTTTTCACATATTCTGATGGAGATATGTCCATGACATTTTTAAACTGCCTGTTGAAGTTGGAAAGATTATTAAAACCACATTCAAAACCAACTTCTGATATATTCCTTTTTTCTTCCATCAACAACTTACAAGCAAATCCTATCCTGATTTCATTTAAGAACCGGGAATAAGGCTTTTGGGTTGCTTTCTTAAAATACCTGCAAAATGCCGTTGGATTAAGGTGAACCAAATTGGCCACCTCTTCCAGGGAAATATTCCTTTTGAAATTATTGAAAGTAAAGGAGTAAACTTTGTCAACCCTATCATCTCCAGAATTATGGAGCGGGAAGGTGAAGCCTTCATTGCTTAACAGCTCATATTTTGTCTCCTGAGAAAGTGTACCCAGAAGCTCCAATAACATGACTAACTTGTCAAGTCCCTTGGCCTGATCCATTTTCTCAAGGAGAGTTACAGCTTTTCCCCTTATTTCTCCTTTGAAATTTATCCCTTGTTTGGCCCGGTCCATTAATCTTCGCAATGGGGTTAACTCAGGCATTTGTAGGAAGGATTTCCCAGCAAAATTTTGGTTAAAATGAATGCTGTAAGCTTCAGCATGCAACTCATTTTTTTTTTCAAAGTATTCGGGGTCATTTTGCCAGAGATGAGGCAGGTTTTCCCCAATTAATATCAAATCACCTTCCTTAAACTTTTGGATATTATTTCCGATAAAACGTGTACCAGTGCTTTTTATAATATAAACTAACTCCAGTTCGCTGTGATAATGCCAGACATCCAAAAAGTTAGAATATGAATGTTTGGCTACTGTAAATGACCGGTCAAAAGGACTTTTTCTTTCAAGTAATTTTGCTTTCATAGGGGTTAAAAATTTGGTTATTTATTGAATTCCTTGTCAACTGGCTCATCACAAAAAGATTCCTCCCTCTCATGCAATCGATTGCAATTTAAAAAAAGAAAATTCATTAGCAAATTTTACCTTTTTAATTAACCTAAGATAATAATAAGGCAAAAATAGTATGTGAAACAATAAAAATTTGGATAGCACCACTTTTGTAAAAAGTAAAAATTTGAAAAAATTTTATCAAACCCAAAAGCCAATAAGAATGGCAAAAAAATAGGAGATTTTTTTAGTAAAGGATATCCGTTTTCCCACCAGCCGAGAAAAACTTGTCTCCGATGCCATGAATCCTGATCCGGATTATTCTGCAGCATATATCATATTAAAAACTAATCAACCGGGATTGGAAGGTCATGGATTGACTTTTACTATTGGCAGGGGAAATGATATCTGTTGTGCAGCCATAAAAGCCATAGCTCCCCAAGTGGTTGGAAAATCTCTTGAAGCTATCACAGCGTACATGGGCGCTCATCAATAGTGACAGCCAAATCAGATGGCTTGGCCCTAAAAAAGGTGTGATTCACCTTGCCGCAGGAGCACTCATCAATGCAGTATGGGATCTCTACGCCAAAGCTAAGCAAAAACCCCTTTGGAGATTGTTGGGGGAAATGTCCCCTGAACAACTTCTTTCCTGCATAGATTTCAGCTATATCACCGAAGTACTTACCAAGGAAGAGGGCTGGAAGCATATCAAAATGAAAGTGGGCTCCAATCTTCAGGACGATTTAAGAAAGGCAGCGATTATCCGGGAAGAAATAGGAGATGAAATGTACCTGATGATGGATGCCAATCAAAGGTGGGAAGTTGATGAAGCCATTGAAAACTTGAAAGCCCTGGCCCAGTTCAAGCCTTTGTGGATAGAAGAACCTACAAGGCCGGATGATATTTTTGGCCATAAAACGATCAGCGATGCTGTAAAGCCAATTTTGGTGGCGACTCGTGAACACGGTCAAAATCGGGTGATCTTTAAACAATTGATAAAGGCTGGTGCTTTACAAATTTGTCAAATTGATAGTTGCCCCGTGACTGGAGTAAATGAAAACCTTGCCATAATGCTTATCGCCAAAAAAAATAATGTCCCTATTTGCCCTCATGTTGGTGTAGGTCTTTGCGAATATGTTCAACCTCTTTCAATGTTGGATTTTATCTTTATTAGCGGGACTATGGAAAACCGGGTGATTGAATATGTGGGTCATTTGCACGAACATTTCATTGATCCTGTAAAAATAAAAAATGGAAAGTATCAAGTCCCTACTTTTCCCGGCTACAGTATTAAAATGAAACCCCAATCTCTTAAAGCTTACGATTTTAATCATGGACAGGTATTGTTGGAGGAAATTCATTTAAATTCTCCAAATTGAAAATACAGCAACCTACAGGATGGCTATTTAATCTGAAACATCTATTTTCAAGTTTTGTTAGTTGATTTGAAAAATAGTAATACATGCAAAATAAAACCATTTTAATAACCGGAGGGGCTAGCGGAATTGGCCTGGCCATGACCACAAAATTTGCCGAAAAGGGTGGTCAAGTTTATTTTATAGATTTTGACCAAAAAGCTGGGGAAAAAGTGCAGGAAGAATTAACAGCAAAGGGTCTTAAAGTCAGTTTTTTACAAGGAGATGTTTCCAAAACAGCAGCTGTAAAATCTTTAGTGGAAAGTATCCCCGAAAATTTGGATGTATTGATCAATAATGCGGGAATTTCTCATGTAGGGAACCTTGAAAATACCAAGGAGGAAGATTTTGACAGGCTGTACGAAGTGAATGTTAAAGGGATTTATAATTGTACCTTGGCTGCCTTGCCAAAAATGAAAGAAAAGGGCGGTTCTATCATCAATATGGCTTCGGTAGCATCCACCATGGGCTTGGCAGACCGTTTTGCCTATTCCATGACCAAAGGTGCGGTGCTTTCCATGACCCTTTCTATTGCAAGGGATTATGTGGATTATAATATCCGTTGCAATGCTATATCTCCTGGAAGGGTGCATACCCCATTTGTGGATGGATTTTTAGCCAAAAACTATCCAGGAAAAGAAAAGGAAATGTTTGATAAACTAGCCGCCACACAACCAATTGGTAGAATGGGCAAACCAGAGGAAATTGCAAGCATGGCCCTTTACCTTGCCTCTGACGAAGCCAGCTTCCTAACCGGAGGAAATTATCCCATAGATGGTGGTTTCTTAAATTTAAAAACTTAAAACAAAGGTCAAATTATTTGAACATAATTCAAAACCATGACTGTTAACAAGCAGTCTAAACCAAAATAAATAGAAATGAAATTATTAAGATTTGGAAATACCGGTGAAGAAAAGCCCGGAATAGAAAAAACAGACGGAACTTGGATTGATTGTAGTGCTTTTGGAGAAGATTGGACGGAAGATTTTTTAGATAAGGATGGTTTAAAAAGATTATCAGCCTGGTTAAAAGATCATGAAGGAGAATGCCCCGAAGTAAATAAGGAAACTCGACTCGGCCCTCCTATCAAGCGACCTTCCAAAATCATATGCATAGGTTTGAACTATTCGCTTCATGCCAAAGAAAGTGGTATGGAAGTGCCTAAACAACCGGTAATATTTATGAAAGCCACATCATCTCTTACCGGTCCCAATGACAATATCATCATTCCAAGAGGGTCAGAAAAGACGGATTGGGAAGTGGAGTTGGCCGTTATGATAGGAAAAAGAGCAAGCTATGTGGATAAAAAAGATGCCATGGACTATGTGGCTGGATATTGCTTATTGAATGATGTTTCAGAAAGAGATTATCAACTTAACCATGGTGGGCAATGGGTAAAAGGAAAAAGCAATGATACCTTCTCCCCGCTTGGCCCCTATTTGGTGACCAAAGATGAAATAAAAGATCCTCATAATTTAAGACTGTGGCTAAAAAGAAACGGAGAAATGCTGCAAGATAGCAATACTTCTGACCTGGTTTTTGACATCCCAACTTTAGTCAGTCATCTAAGCAATTATATGACCTTGTTACCTGGTGATATTATTTCCACAGGTACCCCAGCTGGCGTTGGTCTTGGCCTGAATCCACCGACTTTCCTCAAAGAAGGGGACGAAGTGGAATTAGGCATTGATGGATTAGGTACTTCCAAACAAGTAGCTGTTAATTACAAAGGTTAACAATGACTCCTTTATTTTAAACTGGCAACCCCATGGGGTAGCCAGTTTTTTTATAACCACATAAAAATCATGATATGAAAATAGACGCCCACCAGCATTTTTGGGAATACGAACCCGTAAAGCATGAATGGATTGACCAAAGTATGTCAAAGATCCAAAAGGATTTTCTCCCCTCTGATTTAAAACCTCTTTTGGATAAGGAAGGAATTGATGGATCTGTTGTCGTTCAGGCTGATGAATCTTTGAGTGAAAATGAATTTTTGCTTAGGCTAGCCCAGGAAAATCCATGGATCAAAAAAGTTGTAGGCTGGGTTGACTTAAGTTCAAAGGGTGTTCAAAAGGATCTGGAGAATTATAAGCAGGAAGAAAATATGGCCGGCTTCCGAATGATTTTACAAGGTCAACCTCCTGAATTGATGGAGCAAAAGGATTTTAGAGAAGGTTTGACCAAATTGGGTAAATTGGATTACACTTATGACATTTTGATTTTCCCGCACCATTTGGAAGCAGCAATTGATCTGGTCAAAAGTTTCCCCAACCAGCCTTTTGTGATTGACCACTTGGCCAAACCTTATATCAAAGATGGAAAGATAGATGAATGGGCCAAACAGATGAAAATAATGGGCTCATTTGATAACGTCAATTGCAAAGTTTCAGGGATGGTTACTGAAGCCAATTGGGATAATTGGAAAAAAGAGGATTTCAAGCCCTATATGGAAGTTGCATTAGAAGCATTTGGCAGCAAAAAATTGATGTTTGGATCCGATTGGCCGGTGGCTTTGGTAGCATCTACTTATCCGTCAAATATTGAAATAGTCCGGAACTTTATCCAATCATTGAGTCAGGAAGAACAAGAAGATATCATAGGCAAAACTGCAGCTAAATTTTATGGCATTTCTTAGGGATTTGGGAATGAAACTTCACTGAAAATCTTCTTTAGATATAGATAGCATAAAGCTGAAAGCCGAAAGTCAAAGGCCGAAAGCAGAAAGCCTAAGGCTGGAAGCTCGAAACCGAATGTGAAAAGCTAAAAGTCAAATTCTTGGAGACCAAGGCTCAACTTTAAAAAATCCGAAGGCAAAGCCATCGGACATCCCCATTTTATTTGAAATACATTTGAATCAAAATGTCCAAAAAATACGCTCTTACATTAGATTTGAAAGATGACCCTCAATTGATTAAAGAATATGAGGCATATCATCAAAAAGTCTGGCCTGAAATACTAGAAAGTATTAAAAATGCAGGTATACAAAATATGGAAATTTTCCGCTGGAAAACGAGATTATTCATGTTAATCGAGGCCGATGAAGGATTTTCCTTTGAAAAGAAAGCCCAGATGGATGCTGACAATCCTAAAGTCCAGGAATGGGAAAATTTGATGTGGAAATATCAAAAGGGGCTCCCAGGAGTACCTGAAGGCGAAAAATGGCAAATAATGGATAGGATTTTTTAGGGTTAATTTGAAAATGGCCAAAAATGGTGTTTTGACCGGAGATGAAATTTTTATTTAGTTTACTTATATTTTAGCTAAATCAATTTACCAAACCCAAAATGGACACATCAATTAAAGTAAAAGCCTTATAGATCTTTTTCTTATTATTCATTATTTCATTAAAGCAATCTTATGCCCATATGCCCAAAATCATTTGGGGGTTGGTGCTGAAATGCCACAAAATGCGGAACTTCTTTTCGATGGAAGTAAGGAATTGTTGCATGAAAAATGGACTTACTG from Echinicola jeungdonensis harbors:
- the gap gene encoding type I glyceraldehyde-3-phosphate dehydrogenase, with product MTKLRVAINGFGRIGKLTFKLLLEKKNIEVVAINDLMDTNTLVHLLKYDSIHGKFEAPIQVLEDQITVKGQKVRMYSQKDPADLPWKSLDVDLVIEATGRFTHREGAERHLVAGAKRVIISAPAQSKDIPTVVLGVNEGILSGEETIISNASCTTNCLAPMVKILDDAYGVDKAFISTVHAYTADQNIQDAPHRDLRRARAASCSIIPTTTNAAKAVELVLPHLSGKLHAMAYRVPVPDGSLTELNVVLQQETNLQEIKKLFKSASKESMQGILAYTEDPIVSSDIIGNPYSCIFDSDLTVVQGNFVKIIGWYDNESGYSNRMLDLIQKLIQIKSPKSTHFRAH
- a CDS encoding YdeI/OmpD-associated family protein produces the protein MEIPEELQVLLEQDREENNYFQGLTKGRQKNLIFIVSKFKSTHNPLNIYKALANVEHLKQVKMELDFKKLMEMIKYYNYLQGL
- a CDS encoding cation diffusion facilitator family transporter; the protein is MSEHHHPKKNIQLAFFLNLGFTILEFIGGFYTNSIAIISDALHDLGDSISLGISWYLARKSTQKATSTFTFGFKRFSLLGALINSLILIVGGVFIIKEAIQRLITPEFSDAKGMLIFALIGVAVNGYAAYKLSHGKTLNEKVVSWHLLEDVLGWVAVLLGALVLLIVKTPYVDPALSLGISLFILWNVFKRLKDTIYVFLQASPKEINEEEIMEELQKIPHVESLHHIHIWSLDGEKHVFTAHIKLKHIQQLKEVIDVKNSVKKVLKGYPFSHHTIEVELPEEICPLDPEMENSNKNY
- a CDS encoding AraC family transcriptional regulator, which gives rise to MKAKLLERKSPFDRSFTVAKHSYSNFLDVWHYHSELELVYIIKSTGTRFIGNNIQKFKEGDLILIGENLPHLWQNDPEYFEKKNELHAEAYSIHFNQNFAGKSFLQMPELTPLRRLMDRAKQGINFKGEIRGKAVTLLEKMDQAKGLDKLVMLLELLGTLSQETKYELLSNEGFTFPLHNSGDDRVDKVYSFTFNNFKRNISLEEVANLVHLNPTAFCRYFKKATQKPYSRFLNEIRIGFACKLLMEEKRNISEVGFECGFNNLSNFNRQFKNVMDISPSEYVKKHKIHQ
- a CDS encoding enolase C-terminal domain-like protein, yielding MKLSQRTWALINSDSQIRWLGPKKGVIHLAAGALINAVWDLYAKAKQKPLWRLLGEMSPEQLLSCIDFSYITEVLTKEEGWKHIKMKVGSNLQDDLRKAAIIREEIGDEMYLMMDANQRWEVDEAIENLKALAQFKPLWIEEPTRPDDIFGHKTISDAVKPILVATREHGQNRVIFKQLIKAGALQICQIDSCPVTGVNENLAIMLIAKKNNVPICPHVGVGLCEYVQPLSMLDFIFISGTMENRVIEYVGHLHEHFIDPVKIKNGKYQVPTFPGYSIKMKPQSLKAYDFNHGQVLLEEIHLNSPN
- a CDS encoding SDR family NAD(P)-dependent oxidoreductase, which produces MQNKTILITGGASGIGLAMTTKFAEKGGQVYFIDFDQKAGEKVQEELTAKGLKVSFLQGDVSKTAAVKSLVESIPENLDVLINNAGISHVGNLENTKEEDFDRLYEVNVKGIYNCTLAALPKMKEKGGSIINMASVASTMGLADRFAYSMTKGAVLSMTLSIARDYVDYNIRCNAISPGRVHTPFVDGFLAKNYPGKEKEMFDKLAATQPIGRMGKPEEIASMALYLASDEASFLTGGNYPIDGGFLNLKT
- a CDS encoding fumarylacetoacetate hydrolase family protein, with protein sequence MKLLRFGNTGEEKPGIEKTDGTWIDCSAFGEDWTEDFLDKDGLKRLSAWLKDHEGECPEVNKETRLGPPIKRPSKIICIGLNYSLHAKESGMEVPKQPVIFMKATSSLTGPNDNIIIPRGSEKTDWEVELAVMIGKRASYVDKKDAMDYVAGYCLLNDVSERDYQLNHGGQWVKGKSNDTFSPLGPYLVTKDEIKDPHNLRLWLKRNGEMLQDSNTSDLVFDIPTLVSHLSNYMTLLPGDIISTGTPAGVGLGLNPPTFLKEGDEVELGIDGLGTSKQVAVNYKG
- a CDS encoding amidohydrolase family protein — its product is MKIDAHQHFWEYEPVKHEWIDQSMSKIQKDFLPSDLKPLLDKEGIDGSVVVQADESLSENEFLLRLAQENPWIKKVVGWVDLSSKGVQKDLENYKQEENMAGFRMILQGQPPELMEQKDFREGLTKLGKLDYTYDILIFPHHLEAAIDLVKSFPNQPFVIDHLAKPYIKDGKIDEWAKQMKIMGSFDNVNCKVSGMVTEANWDNWKKEDFKPYMEVALEAFGSKKLMFGSDWPVALVASTYPSNIEIVRNFIQSLSQEEQEDIIGKTAAKFYGIS
- a CDS encoding L-rhamnose mutarotase, coding for MSKKYALTLDLKDDPQLIKEYEAYHQKVWPEILESIKNAGIQNMEIFRWKTRLFMLIEADEGFSFEKKAQMDADNPKVQEWENLMWKYQKGLPGVPEGEKWQIMDRIF